A window of the Desulforapulum autotrophicum HRM2 genome harbors these coding sequences:
- a CDS encoding YfiM family protein, with translation MQYYDPPATQKTFLWVVLFILFVPPPDLSGFETNFSKEEKVIISNGLGLTAITTWGILNWDYFKNDPHRADEGWFEEDSKHGGADKLGHFYFSYTFAHLLSAFYENSGYNTRQGALLGSLSSFAMVSWMEIGDSFSSYGFSHEDCIMNLIGTTTAYFFYTRPELSEKIDFRIEYLPEFDQADFTTDYEHQRMIMAVKFNGFDFARNNRLKYLELHLGYYTRGYPDRKDRERSVYLGIGMNIPRLFKQFSMPRAAKLFNYVQMPWTYVKIDKDLNK, from the coding sequence ATGCAATATTACGATCCCCCCGCCACACAAAAAACATTCCTCTGGGTTGTTCTTTTTATACTATTTGTTCCACCACCTGATCTGTCAGGATTTGAAACAAATTTTTCAAAGGAAGAGAAAGTCATCATTTCCAATGGACTGGGACTGACCGCAATCACCACATGGGGCATTTTAAACTGGGATTATTTTAAAAACGATCCCCACAGGGCAGACGAAGGATGGTTTGAAGAAGATAGTAAGCATGGCGGAGCTGACAAGCTTGGCCACTTTTATTTTTCTTACACCTTCGCCCATCTCCTATCCGCATTCTATGAGAATAGCGGCTATAATACCAGACAAGGGGCCCTTTTAGGCTCTCTGTCTTCTTTTGCCATGGTTTCCTGGATGGAAATCGGAGACTCGTTCAGCAGCTACGGATTTTCCCATGAAGATTGCATCATGAATTTGATCGGTACCACAACCGCATATTTTTTCTATACCCGTCCAGAGTTATCAGAAAAAATCGATTTCAGGATTGAGTACCTGCCTGAATTTGATCAAGCCGATTTTACCACGGACTATGAGCACCAGCGAATGATTATGGCCGTTAAATTTAATGGATTTGACTTTGCCCGGAACAATCGCTTGAAATATTTAGAACTCCACCTGGGATATTACACACGGGGATACCCGGACAGAAAAGACAGGGAGCGATCAGTGTACCTGGGAATAGGCATGAACATACCCAGGCTTTTTAAACAATTCTCTATGCCAAGGGCAGCAAAACTGTTCAACTACGTTCAGATGCCCTGGACCTATGTCAAGATCGACAAGGATCTGAACAAATGA
- a CDS encoding FAD-binding oxidoreductase → MKQCRQTELERDLTALLGRDNCLFSLEDLWTYSFDASKQRALPDAVVFPLCTDQVCAVMAYAHEHGIPVVPRGAGSGLTGGAVPAHGGIVMVLERMNKIIELDTDNLCAVVETGVVTALLQAAAAKAGLFYPPDPASQAFSTIGGNIAENAGGMRAAKYGVTKQYVLGLEVVLPNGDLIKLGSKCIKDVAGYSMTELFVGSEGTFGIITQAIVKLVTLPETVKTLAVCFGSIQDAGRVVPQVLKSGVVPCTLEFIDAACLKAVLDVDPLHGCEHQIHGSTKAMLLIEVDGSAQVVEKDAQTILDICRESNMLSFRLAQTAKERESLWQVRRSIHGAIMGLCPKWLEEDISVPPASIPLMLEKLQDLAQKENLRILCFGHYADGNIHLSASEQEAPLTAERARTVKGLIFSETVKLGGRIAAEHGIGTAKKEYLGLNLDDATLNFAMKLKQMVDPKGLLNPGKVFPEKVWNSAYGLD, encoded by the coding sequence ATGAAACAATGTCGGCAAACAGAGTTAGAGCGTGACCTGACGGCTCTTTTGGGCAGGGATAATTGTCTGTTCTCCCTGGAAGATTTGTGGACCTATTCGTTTGATGCAAGTAAACAGCGGGCATTGCCCGATGCCGTGGTTTTCCCCCTGTGTACAGATCAGGTGTGCGCTGTCATGGCCTATGCCCATGAACATGGAATACCTGTAGTGCCAAGGGGGGCAGGGTCAGGTCTTACCGGGGGTGCTGTTCCGGCCCACGGCGGCATTGTCATGGTGCTTGAACGGATGAATAAAATCATCGAGCTTGACACCGACAACCTGTGTGCCGTGGTGGAAACCGGGGTGGTAACCGCCCTTCTCCAGGCAGCTGCGGCCAAGGCCGGGCTGTTTTATCCGCCCGACCCTGCAAGCCAGGCGTTTTCCACCATTGGTGGCAATATCGCTGAAAACGCAGGGGGTATGCGGGCCGCAAAATACGGGGTCACCAAACAATATGTGCTGGGACTTGAGGTCGTGTTGCCCAATGGCGATTTGATCAAGCTGGGTTCCAAATGCATCAAGGACGTTGCAGGCTATTCCATGACTGAGCTGTTTGTGGGGTCAGAAGGCACCTTTGGTATCATTACCCAGGCCATTGTCAAACTTGTGACCCTGCCTGAGACTGTTAAAACCCTGGCCGTCTGTTTTGGCAGCATTCAGGATGCGGGCCGGGTGGTCCCACAGGTGTTAAAAAGCGGGGTTGTTCCCTGTACCCTGGAGTTCATCGACGCAGCCTGTTTAAAGGCGGTCCTGGACGTGGACCCGCTCCACGGATGCGAACATCAGATCCATGGGTCAACTAAAGCCATGCTGTTGATCGAGGTCGATGGATCAGCCCAGGTTGTGGAAAAGGATGCACAGACGATTCTTGATATTTGCAGAGAATCCAACATGCTCAGTTTCCGCCTGGCCCAGACGGCCAAAGAACGTGAGAGCCTGTGGCAGGTAAGACGCTCGATCCACGGAGCCATCATGGGGTTGTGCCCCAAATGGCTGGAAGAAGATATTTCCGTTCCCCCGGCATCCATTCCCCTGATGCTGGAAAAACTCCAGGATCTGGCCCAAAAGGAGAATCTGCGGATTTTGTGTTTTGGCCATTATGCCGACGGTAATATCCATTTGAGCGCATCTGAACAAGAGGCACCCTTGACCGCTGAACGGGCCCGGACGGTCAAGGGTCTGATCTTTTCTGAAACGGTGAAACTGGGTGGCAGGATTGCCGCAGAACACGGCATTGGCACTGCCAAAAAAGAGTATCTGGGGCTTAACCTGGATGACGCCACCCTTAACTTTGCAATGAAGCTCAAACAAATGGTCGATCCCAAGGGGCTGCTCAATCCAGGCAAAGTCTTTCCAGAAAAAGTTTGGAATTCAGCCTATGGGTTGGATTAG
- a CDS encoding long-chain-fatty-acid--CoA ligase, with amino-acid sequence MNTRHYPSWPKRLPKTLICPEVPLYDYLEVSARRYPDHTAINYYGNKISYAQLWSESCCLAGALVAMGVKKGDRVAIYMQNSPQFIISFFGILRANAVVVPLNPMLMSRELAILLGDCGARVVLAGQELCPQINEVRDLLDLSQVIAVSYGDYLPQEPCLPVPDFMTQTLNLGEGMVSWQKIMANPSAPPAPDISPDNVCLIPYTAGSTGIPKGCMHTHKTVGANTISSFHWMNFTASTVSLCVLPLFHVTGLINSLLAPMFGGGTLVLLTRWDRTAALDAIETLGCNCVVAISTMIVDLLAAPDVNSRDLSSLGAVAGGGAPLPAAVGEKLKALTGLTYVEGYGMTETISQTHFNPPDRAKLGSIGVPDFGVDARIIDVDDNGELPPGKEGELIINGPEVFKGYWNKPRETEESFLELDGKQFFRTGDICRMDEEGYFFIVDRCKRMINAAGFKVWPAEVESLLYGHPDVLEACVVGVPDPVRVENVKAFIVPQKGRKKTISTQEIMAWAKERMSAYKYPRIIDFVDSLPKSGAGKILWRELQEKEQR; translated from the coding sequence ATGAACACCCGACATTACCCGTCCTGGCCCAAAAGGCTTCCCAAAACCCTGATCTGTCCTGAGGTTCCTTTGTATGATTATCTCGAGGTCTCGGCCAGACGCTACCCTGACCACACGGCCATCAATTACTATGGTAACAAAATTTCCTATGCCCAGCTCTGGTCGGAATCCTGCTGCCTGGCCGGAGCCCTTGTTGCCATGGGGGTAAAAAAAGGGGACCGGGTGGCCATATACATGCAGAACTCTCCCCAGTTCATCATCTCCTTTTTCGGCATTCTCAGGGCCAATGCCGTGGTGGTCCCCCTGAATCCCATGCTCATGTCCCGGGAACTGGCCATTCTTTTAGGTGATTGCGGTGCCCGGGTGGTCCTGGCAGGCCAGGAACTATGTCCCCAGATCAACGAGGTTCGGGATCTTTTGGACCTGTCCCAGGTGATTGCTGTATCCTATGGGGACTACCTTCCCCAGGAACCCTGCCTGCCAGTCCCGGATTTCATGACCCAGACATTGAACCTTGGGGAAGGCATGGTCAGCTGGCAAAAAATTATGGCAAACCCATCTGCGCCACCTGCCCCGGATATTTCCCCGGACAATGTCTGCCTCATACCGTACACGGCAGGTTCCACGGGCATTCCCAAGGGCTGCATGCACACCCACAAAACAGTGGGTGCCAACACAATCAGTTCCTTTCACTGGATGAACTTCACGGCCTCCACGGTTTCACTATGTGTGCTGCCCCTCTTCCATGTCACAGGTCTGATCAACTCGCTGCTTGCACCGATGTTTGGCGGAGGCACCCTGGTGCTCCTGACCCGATGGGACCGGACCGCGGCCCTGGATGCCATTGAAACCCTGGGGTGCAATTGTGTGGTGGCCATCTCCACCATGATTGTGGACCTTCTGGCTGCACCGGATGTAAACAGCCGTGATCTGAGTTCCCTAGGGGCCGTGGCCGGGGGCGGTGCTCCCCTTCCCGCCGCAGTGGGCGAAAAACTCAAGGCCCTCACCGGACTGACCTATGTCGAAGGTTACGGCATGACCGAAACCATCTCCCAGACCCATTTTAATCCGCCGGACCGGGCAAAACTCGGCAGCATCGGAGTACCTGATTTTGGTGTGGATGCGCGGATTATCGATGTTGACGACAACGGGGAACTTCCCCCGGGAAAGGAAGGTGAACTGATCATCAACGGACCCGAAGTGTTCAAGGGATACTGGAACAAACCCCGTGAGACAGAAGAGTCTTTTCTGGAACTTGACGGCAAACAATTTTTCCGCACCGGAGATATCTGCCGCATGGACGAGGAGGGCTATTTTTTCATCGTGGATCGATGCAAGCGAATGATCAATGCTGCCGGGTTCAAGGTATGGCCCGCAGAGGTGGAAAGCCTTCTCTATGGCCATCCAGATGTCCTGGAGGCATGCGTGGTCGGGGTTCCGGATCCGGTGCGTGTTGAAAACGTCAAGGCCTTTATCGTTCCCCAAAAGGGCCGGAAAAAGACCATCTCCACCCAGGAGATCATGGCCTGGGCAAAGGAGAGGATGTCCGCCTATAAATATCCCCGCATCATTGACTTTGTTGATTCACTGCCCAAGAGCGGGGCAGGCAAGATCCTCTGGAGAGAATTGCAGGAAAAAGAACAGCGATAA
- a CDS encoding (Fe-S)-binding protein: protein MKKKIQQAFIETINREYLKCAACGECRMVCPVYGVEGVERSVARGRLALAKALADGDLELTDRVQSSFDNCLLCMACVENCAGHVDMVEVVLKSRAYVASLRGLPKVKALAFKALGTDRKYQDLGAAGARAVQSVCTAALPENSGLRLKLARLNYPTLPPLAKRPFIGSQDRVYGADKRQKVVLFVGCAGNYIFDDIPRKTVELLNALDVGVIVLSHQGCCGAPVQAHGDLRSLETLVVNNVQVLSDSEFMDYPIVTICSSGGLMLKQHYPRILLQTPFEKQAKALSCRTMDISQYLADWIGIDTIKSKIKHKIPHTLTYHDPCHLGRGQGVTTQPRALLKAVCDHYAEMPDAGSCCGLGGTYGLSHTDVSRQILDKKTNNIAAMDKVPTRLATGCPACIMQLTHGLARTIPDMEVAHTVHYLWQALICSDPCRS, encoded by the coding sequence ATGAAAAAAAAAATCCAGCAAGCGTTTATTGAAACCATAAACAGGGAATATTTGAAATGTGCCGCCTGTGGCGAGTGCCGCATGGTTTGTCCAGTTTATGGTGTTGAAGGGGTTGAGCGAAGTGTTGCAAGGGGGCGCCTGGCCCTGGCCAAGGCCCTGGCAGACGGAGACCTTGAGCTGACCGACAGGGTCCAGTCATCGTTTGACAATTGCCTGCTGTGCATGGCCTGTGTTGAAAATTGTGCAGGCCACGTGGACATGGTCGAGGTCGTTCTCAAAAGCCGGGCCTATGTGGCTTCTCTTCGAGGCCTTCCAAAAGTAAAGGCCCTGGCGTTCAAGGCCCTGGGAACCGACAGAAAATATCAAGACCTGGGGGCTGCCGGTGCCCGGGCTGTCCAGTCGGTCTGCACGGCCGCTCTTCCAGAAAACAGCGGGTTGCGCCTTAAACTTGCCCGGCTGAACTATCCAACCCTGCCGCCCCTTGCCAAACGACCGTTTATTGGCAGTCAGGACAGGGTCTATGGGGCGGACAAACGGCAAAAGGTGGTGTTGTTTGTGGGGTGTGCCGGCAATTACATCTTTGATGACATCCCCCGGAAAACAGTGGAACTTCTCAACGCCCTTGACGTGGGGGTGATTGTCCTGTCACACCAGGGATGCTGCGGCGCGCCGGTCCAGGCCCATGGGGATTTAAGATCCCTTGAAACCCTTGTTGTCAATAATGTTCAGGTGCTTTCAGATTCAGAATTCATGGACTACCCCATCGTCACTATCTGTTCATCCGGCGGGTTGATGCTGAAACAGCACTACCCAAGGATCCTTTTGCAAACACCCTTTGAAAAACAGGCTAAAGCTCTGTCCTGCCGCACAATGGACATCAGCCAGTACCTGGCAGACTGGATCGGAATCGATACGATAAAATCAAAGATAAAGCATAAAATACCCCATACCCTGACCTACCATGATCCCTGTCACCTGGGACGGGGGCAGGGGGTTACAACCCAGCCAAGGGCCCTTTTAAAGGCCGTTTGTGACCATTATGCCGAAATGCCCGATGCCGGTAGTTGCTGCGGCCTTGGCGGCACCTATGGGCTGAGCCATACAGACGTCTCCCGGCAGATTCTGGACAAAAAAACGAACAATATTGCCGCCATGGACAAGGTGCCGACAAGGCTTGCAACGGGTTGTCCAGCCTGCATCATGCAGTTGACCCACGGGTTGGCCCGGACAATTCCCGACATGGAGGTCGCTCATACCGTGCACTACCTCTGGCAGGCACTCATTTGTTCAGATCCTTGTCGATCTTGA
- a CDS encoding cyclic nucleotide-binding domain-containing protein yields MSSFSQPQKKMIIKEILPYSNLITLEKGEALKIRDESSHDLYYIDSGKMDISYTLDGTKVIVAVLGEQEFFGEIGFFDGVSRVRNITATKNTLIKVFSRDLVTKMQQENSDLYGRFITFLAAAVCKKFRRILGETEPLKAYATSLSTGAQQFVESQPLPPDFFNIQEGRHSNLLVEELKAKLFNISLRLQKDESDQIPDETLSEFNSVMDTFFDALAIFNTSLKTSKYEKQVWGYLFKETFPYFMRGALAERAYFKPNGYAGDFQMIEMMYRNKPCGDGKIGKLVDAWLLNRPPCAAVRGRRHFLAQKLLEFSEQYFSNLEKINIMNLACGPSRELFDFIKSFDRNERINAFCLDIDPEALRYTDELSKEFKHQASINLLKDNLIKWALGTSTQTIEPQNIIYSGGLFDYLNDDLFLMLVNRCYENLNPGGILMVGNFRDNPDRLFMDHLLEWQLIYREAEDLSVLFEKSLFKRKAEIMAEDKVGIQLFAVVFKD; encoded by the coding sequence ATGAGTTCTTTTTCACAGCCTCAAAAAAAGATGATCATAAAAGAAATTTTGCCCTATTCAAATTTGATAACCCTGGAAAAAGGAGAGGCACTTAAAATCAGGGACGAGTCTTCCCACGATTTATATTATATCGATTCAGGGAAAATGGATATTTCATATACACTGGATGGTACAAAAGTAATCGTTGCCGTGCTGGGGGAACAAGAGTTTTTTGGGGAAATTGGTTTTTTTGACGGGGTCTCCCGGGTAAGAAATATCACCGCCACAAAAAACACTCTGATAAAGGTTTTTTCCAGGGACCTGGTCACAAAAATGCAGCAGGAAAACTCAGACCTCTATGGCCGCTTTATCACCTTTCTTGCTGCAGCAGTGTGTAAAAAATTTCGCCGGATACTGGGAGAGACGGAACCCTTAAAAGCCTATGCCACCTCCCTTTCAACCGGGGCACAACAGTTTGTAGAATCACAGCCATTGCCCCCTGATTTTTTTAATATACAAGAGGGCAGGCACAGCAACTTACTTGTCGAAGAACTCAAAGCCAAGCTGTTCAATATCTCTCTACGGCTGCAAAAGGATGAATCAGACCAGATACCTGATGAGACCCTGTCTGAATTTAACTCAGTTATGGATACATTCTTTGATGCACTGGCCATTTTTAACACATCGTTGAAAACCTCTAAATATGAAAAACAGGTATGGGGCTACCTGTTTAAAGAAACTTTTCCATATTTCATGCGAGGGGCACTTGCGGAAAGAGCATATTTCAAACCCAATGGGTATGCAGGTGATTTCCAAATGATTGAAATGATGTACCGGAATAAACCCTGTGGGGATGGAAAAATCGGGAAATTAGTAGATGCCTGGCTGTTAAATCGTCCGCCTTGTGCAGCTGTTCGCGGTCGCAGACACTTTTTGGCCCAGAAGCTACTGGAATTCAGTGAGCAATATTTCTCAAACCTGGAAAAAATAAATATAATGAACCTTGCCTGCGGGCCCAGCAGAGAGCTGTTTGATTTCATCAAATCGTTTGACCGAAATGAAAGAATCAATGCCTTCTGTCTGGACATCGATCCTGAGGCATTACGTTATACCGACGAGCTGTCAAAAGAATTTAAGCACCAGGCATCCATCAATCTTTTAAAGGACAACCTGATCAAATGGGCATTGGGAACTTCTACCCAGACAATCGAACCGCAGAATATTATATATTCCGGTGGATTGTTTGACTACCTGAATGATGACCTTTTTTTGATGCTGGTCAATCGCTGCTATGAAAACTTAAACCCAGGTGGTATATTAATGGTCGGCAATTTCAGGGACAATCCCGACAGACTCTTTATGGATCACCTGCTTGAATGGCAACTGATCTATAGAGAAGCCGAGGATCTGTCCGTACTTTTTGAAAAAAGCCTGTTCAAACGAAAAGCTGAAATAATGGCTGAAGATAAAGTTGGCATACAATTATTTGCGGTGGTTTTCAAAGATTAA
- a CDS encoding HD domain-containing phosphohydrolase, with translation MTPEHQGDFEQEIQRLFHKRLYLLFWVAIVFFPLFSVLDYVVVKNHFRLFFTIRIATALFFLILVGILSTPKWKRYPFPIAVTGLIFSGAAISIMVVKTGGYVSFYYVGMICLLVAFTSILPLNLYQSIGSCVLMNLTYIIPVLIFGQSGPGDGLIFFNNNFFFIFFMAVSVVKSYKDYESRREEFRLRKDLNYYAGNLELEVQRRIKKQEESELKYKELYENIMDSLVVMDTSGKVLIANPKFYQLIGEKKQTKQGLSFLDFVHPADLQNVRDVLLSKLPIQTEIKQFHFRIINNENHIFDIECSAKKLQKKDGIIGFQLVLRDVTVRKKLEKDLIGSFKTLKNTRAATIMGLAKLTEYRDHETGNHLERIQKYARLLAEELSKKPDFQNDISPKYVEDITLSSILHDIGKVGIPDSILLKPGRLTSDEFEIIKQHCRYGGDALKTVETKIDGESFLTLGREIAYFHHEKWDGTGYPSGKKNLQIPLSARIISVCDVYDALTSKRIYKEAYSHDTAVQIIQKKKGKHFDPRVIDVFIEKAHKFDRIRKQVNLFPTHKPATKSIKSWAKNS, from the coding sequence ATGACACCTGAGCACCAAGGAGATTTTGAACAGGAAATACAGCGACTGTTCCATAAAAGGTTGTATCTGCTTTTCTGGGTAGCTATTGTTTTTTTTCCACTTTTTTCGGTTCTTGATTATGTTGTGGTCAAAAATCATTTTCGGCTGTTTTTCACCATACGGATCGCTACCGCCCTGTTTTTTTTAATACTGGTTGGTATACTGTCCACACCAAAGTGGAAAAGATATCCTTTCCCTATTGCCGTCACAGGGTTGATCTTCAGTGGAGCCGCTATCTCCATTATGGTTGTTAAAACCGGCGGGTATGTTTCCTTTTATTATGTCGGCATGATATGCCTTTTGGTTGCTTTTACATCCATCCTGCCCTTAAACCTATATCAATCCATTGGTTCCTGTGTACTGATGAACCTGACCTATATTATACCTGTATTGATATTTGGTCAGTCTGGACCTGGGGATGGCCTGATATTTTTCAATAACAACTTTTTCTTTATCTTCTTTATGGCCGTCAGTGTTGTGAAAAGTTATAAAGATTATGAGTCCCGGCGAGAAGAGTTCCGTCTTCGAAAAGACCTGAATTACTATGCCGGTAACCTTGAACTGGAAGTCCAGCGGAGGATAAAAAAGCAGGAAGAATCTGAACTCAAATACAAGGAATTGTATGAGAACATCATGGACAGTCTTGTTGTCATGGATACAAGCGGCAAGGTCCTTATTGCGAACCCCAAATTTTACCAGCTTATTGGAGAAAAAAAGCAGACCAAACAAGGCCTTAGTTTTTTAGATTTTGTCCACCCGGCGGACCTGCAAAATGTCCGGGATGTATTGCTCAGTAAACTGCCCATCCAGACAGAAATAAAACAATTCCATTTCAGAATAATAAACAATGAAAATCATATTTTCGATATTGAATGCAGCGCGAAAAAATTACAAAAAAAAGATGGAATTATTGGATTTCAGCTTGTTTTAAGAGATGTGACTGTCAGAAAAAAATTGGAAAAAGATCTGATCGGCTCTTTTAAAACCCTTAAAAACACCAGGGCTGCAACAATCATGGGGCTGGCAAAATTGACCGAGTACCGGGATCATGAAACCGGAAACCACTTAGAAAGAATCCAGAAATATGCCAGGCTGTTAGCAGAAGAATTGAGTAAAAAGCCTGATTTTCAAAACGATATAAGCCCAAAATACGTAGAGGATATCACCCTGTCTTCCATTCTCCATGATATCGGGAAAGTCGGTATCCCGGATTCAATTCTTCTTAAACCCGGAAGGCTGACCTCTGACGAATTTGAAATTATAAAACAGCATTGCCGATACGGAGGGGATGCCCTTAAAACGGTTGAGACCAAGATTGATGGAGAATCCTTTCTTACCCTTGGCCGGGAAATCGCCTATTTTCATCATGAAAAATGGGACGGCACAGGCTATCCCAGCGGAAAGAAAAACTTGCAAATCCCTTTGTCAGCAAGAATAATCTCTGTGTGCGATGTCTATGACGCATTAACTTCGAAACGTATTTATAAAGAAGCATACTCCCACGACACTGCTGTTCAAATCATACAAAAAAAGAAGGGTAAACATTTTGATCCAAGGGTAATCGATGTTTTTATCGAAAAAGCCCATAAGTTTGACCGGATCAGAAAACAAGTTAACCTGTTTCCGACCCATAAACCAGCTACCAAAAGTATAAAGTCCTGGGCAAAAAATTCTTGA